GCCTCGCGCACGCTCGACACGCATATGTCGCGCCTGCGCATCAAGCTGGCCCTGCGCCCCGAAAACGGTGTGCGGCTGGCTTCCGTCTATTCGCATGGCTATCGGTTCGAAGCCACGGCCGCTCATGAGTAGCCGTCCCACGTCGCACCGTGCCGCCGTGGGAGGTGCGCTGATTTCCCTGATTCTGTCTGGCAGTGCGCTGGCCGGCCCCGCGGGCACGCAGGGCAAGGATTTCATCTATGAGGTCGAGCGGGGCGACACGCTGATCGGCCTGGCCACGCGTTTCATGACGAGCACGGACGGCTGGCACCTGCTGCAGACGCTCAATCGCGTGGAAGACCCGTACCGGCTGGTGCCCGGCACGCGGATTCGCATTCCCCTGTCGCAGATCCCCGTAGCGCCGTCGACGGCGCGGGTGGTTTTCGTGCGCGGACAGGCAAGCGTCGATGGCAGCCCGATGCAGACCGGCATGGCGCTGGCCGAATCGGCGCGGATCGAGATCGGTCCGAATAGTGCGGCGACGCTCGAACTGAGCGACGGGACCCGTGTGTCGCTGCCAGCGGCGACCACGCTGCAGGTGCGCCGACTGCGCGCATTCGCGCGCAGCGGTCTGACCGATACGATGATCGGCATCGACAAGGGCGGCGCCGATTCAGTGGTCGCGCCGAAGGGCGGTGGCGTCGGGCGCTATGAGATCAGCACGCCGTTGATGGTGACAGGCGTGCGTGGCACGCGCTATCGCGTCAGCGCCGATGACGGCGGTAGCCGTAGTGAAGTCATCGAAGGCAAGGTCGGTGTGGGGGCAGGTGCGCGTCCGGGCTCGGCCACGCAAGTCGCCGCCGGCTACGGTGTTGGGGTGTCGACCGCGGGCCGACTGTCCAAACCAATGGCGTTGTTGCCTGCCCCGGTCGTTGCCGCGCTGCCGCAGCCGGTTTCCAGCCGTGCCGTCACGGTGCGCTGGCAGGCCGTGCCGGGCGCGGCTGGCTACCATGCGGGCGTGGCGCGCGATGCCGCGCTGACCGAATGGGTAGCGACGACGGAGTCCGCGTTGCCGGAGGCCGTATTCGACGATCTGCCGGACGGTGATCTTTTCCTGGTCGTCAGCGCCCTGTCGCCACAGCGGCTTGCCGGACGGAGCGGCGTGCAATCGTTCAAGGTCTGGCGCAATCCGCCAGCGCCGTTCTCGCTGGTGCCTGTGCCCGACGCCGTCGAGCATGGCGGCGAGGTGGCGTTTCGCTGGGCTGCCGTGCAGGACGCATCGGGCTACGAGCTTGCGCTGGCCGCCGATCCCGAGTTTTCTCAACGCGCCGAGACGCGCCGTGAAAATGGCGTGGAGGCCGTCCGCACATTGGCGGTGGGGCAGTGGTGGTGGCGCTTGCGCTCG
This genomic interval from Cupriavidus metallidurans CH34 contains the following:
- a CDS encoding FecR domain-containing protein → MSSRPTSHRAAVGGALISLILSGSALAGPAGTQGKDFIYEVERGDTLIGLATRFMTSTDGWHLLQTLNRVEDPYRLVPGTRIRIPLSQIPVAPSTARVVFVRGQASVDGSPMQTGMALAESARIEIGPNSAATLELSDGTRVSLPAATTLQVRRLRAFARSGLTDTMIGIDKGGADSVVAPKGGGVGRYEISTPLMVTGVRGTRYRVSADDGGSRSEVIEGKVGVGAGARPGSATQVAAGYGVGVSTAGRLSKPMALLPAPVVAALPQPVSSRAVTVRWQAVPGAAGYHAGVARDAALTEWVATTESALPEAVFDDLPDGDLFLVVSALSPQRLAGRSGVQSFKVWRNPPAPFSLVPVPDAVEHGGEVAFRWAAVQDASGYELALAADPEFSQRAETRRENGVEAVRTLAVGQWWWRLRSFDARNQPGPWGDALKVTVQPAPPVPAPVDNGEELRVRWPADAGAAAATGYVLQMASDPAFSGDVVTFRTTESALAIPRPASGTYFVRVARATGTDVPLASAFSAPQRIDLQSVLRDGQGAVIVTGGAKKGVQLGAQ